Proteins encoded within one genomic window of Panicum virgatum strain AP13 chromosome 1N, P.virgatum_v5, whole genome shotgun sequence:
- the LOC120654377 gene encoding BAG family molecular chaperone regulator 7-like — protein sequence MSRDHFLRLLDLHADDDPFFPSFPFPTSSCPFSSSSPAHHRFLLDDYTSCPLGFTPPSPIDTFHLDLDLLLPPYATAAPPCPAFDPFLLDALGHRVSALERALAPPQPRRKYTYAAEAGGRKLKWVAEDKPAGGRAYKWEAELKTPNDDGFDRKWKWESKASAAGTTKVKWAKEIKGKGWLQPWSNSYSVEETYGDDEHDDHQDKEKKATPAVTKVREERKDKDKKKKGSVEIVEIEDNTAGCVAIRKAFERSHAKGKKKELSPQDAALLIQMSYRAHLAHRSQVLRCLRDLAVAKAKLKEIRSFFYNISYRRRIAHDSEERQRFAEKIIVLLLTVDALEGPDFMVRNAKRSMLEELEGMLEIVDPQPPGKPRTLSRRKFDLPEGGAIPKEMRDGVKNVVRIVEEGK from the exons ATGAGCCGCGATCACTTCCTCCGCCTTCTCGACCTCCACGCCGACGACGAccccttcttcccctccttccccttccccacctcctcctgcccattctcctcctcctcccctgcccACCACCGCTTCCTCCTCGACGACTACACCTCGTGCCCCCTCGGCTTCACACCCCCCTCTCCGATCGACACCTTCCACCTCGATCtcgacctcctcctccctccctacgCCACCGCGGCGCCCCCGTGCCCCGCCTTCGACCCCTTCCTCCTCGACGCGCTTGGCCACCGCGTCTCCGCGCTCGAGcgcgcgctcgcgccgccgcagccccgccGCAAGTACACCTacgccgccgaggccggcggCAGGAAGCTCAAGTGGGTCGCCGAGGACAAGCCCGCCGGCGGGAGGGCCTACAAGTGGGAGGCCGAGCTCAAGACCCCCAACGACGACGGCTTCGACCGCAAGTGGAAGTGGGAGTCCAAGGCatccgccgccggcaccaccaAGGTCAAGTGGGCCAAGGAGATCAAGGGCAAGGGTTGGCTCCAGCCATGGTCCAACTCCTACTCCGTCGAGGAGACCTACGGAGACGACGAACACGACGACcaccaagacaaggagaagaAGGCCACACCCGCCGTCACCAAAGtcagagaggagaggaaggacaaggataagaagaagaagggcagcGTCGAGATCGTCGAGATCGAGGACAACACCGCGGGATGCGTCGCCATCAGGAAG GCTTTTGAAAGGAGCCACGCCAAGGGAAAGAAGAAGGAATTATCCCCACAAGATGCTGCATTGCTGATACAGATGAGCTACAGGGCCCACCTGGCCCATCGCTCCCAGGTCCTCCGATGCCTTCGCGACCTTGCTGTGGCCAAAGCCAAGCTCAAGGAGATCAGGTCCTTCTTCTACAACATCTCATACCGCCGCCGCATCGCACATGACTCTGAAGAACGCCAGAGGTTCGCTGAGAAAATCATTGTGCTGCTCTTGACCGTTGATGCCCTTGAG GGACCGGACTTCATGGTCCGCAACGCTAAGAGATCCATGCTTGAGGAACTTGAGGGGATGCTGGAGATCGTGGACCCTCAGCCACCAGGGAAGCCAAGGACACTTAGCCGCAGGAAGTTTGATCTCCCAGAGGGTGGAGCCATCCCTAAGGAGATGAGGGATGGTGTCAAAAATGTTGTCAGAATCGTGGAGGAGGGCAAGTAA
- the LOC120654372 gene encoding L-lactate dehydrogenase A-like: MKKASSLSELGFDANGAASGFFRPVADGLSTPTSHRRRLTKVSVIGAGNVGMAIAQTILTRDLADEIALVDALPDKLRGEMLDLQHAAAFLPRTRLVSDTDIAVTRGSDLAIVTAGARQIPGETRLNLLQRNVALFRKIVPALAEHSPDAILLIVSNPVDILTYVAWKLSGFPVNRVIGSGTNLDSSRFRFLLAEHLDVNAQDVQAYMVGEHGDSSVAIWSTVSVAGMPVLKSLQESHSSFDEEALEGIRRAVVNSAYEVISLKGYTSWAIGYSVANLVSSILRDQRRIHPVSVLATGFHGIADDHEVFLSLPARLGRGGVLGVADMELTEEEARRLRRSAKTLWENTQLLGL; the protein is encoded by the exons ATGAAGAAGGCCTCCTCACTCTCCGAGCTGGGCTTCGACGCCAACGGCGCGGCATCGGGCTTCTTCCGCCCGGTCGCCGACGGCCTCTCCACGCCGACGTCGCACCGCCGGAGGCTGACCAAGGTCTCCGTCATCGGCGCCGGCAACGTGGGCATGGCCATCGCGCAGACCATCCTCACGCGCGACCTCGCCGACGAGATCGCACTGGTGGACGCGCTCCCGGACAAGCTCCGCGGCGAGATGCTGGACCTGCAGCACGCGGCGGCGTTCCTGCCCCGGACGCGCCTCGTCTCCGACACGGACATCGCCGTCACCCGGGGCTCCGACCTCGCCATCgtcaccgccggcgcgcgccagATCCCCGGGGAGACGAGGCTCAACCTGCTGCAGCGGAACGTGGCGCTCTTCAGGAAGATTGTGCCGGCGCTGGCGGAGCACTCGCCGGACGCCATCCTGCTCATCGTCTCCAACCCCGTCGACATCCTGACGTACGTGGCGTGGAAGCTGTCGGGGTTCCCGGTCAACCGCGTCATCGGATCCGGCACCAACCTTGACTCGTCCAGGTTCAGGTTCCTCCTGGCCGAGCACCTCGACGTCAACGCGCAGGACGTACAG GCTTACATGGTGGGGGAGCACGGCGACAGCTCCGTGGCCATCTGGTCGACGGTGAGCGTGGCGGGGATGCCGGTGCTCAAGTCGCTGCAGGAGAGCCACAGCAGCTTCGACGAGGAGGCCCTGGAGGGCATCCGGCGCGCCGTGGTGAACAGCGCCTACGAGGTGATCAGCCTCAAGGGCTACACCTCCTGGGCCATCGGCTACTCGGTGGCCAACCTCGTGTCCTCCATCCTCCGCGACCAGCGCCGCATCCACCCGGTGTCCGTCCTCGCCACCGGCTTCCACGGCATAGCGGATGACCACGAGGTGTTCCTCAGCCTCCCCGCCAGACTTGGCCGTGGCGGCGTCCTGGGCGTGGCCGACATGGAGCTCaccgaggaggaggccaggaggctCAGGCGCTCGGCCAAGACGCTCTGGGAGAACACCCAGCTCCTGGGGCTCTAG